Genomic DNA from Planktomarina temperata RCA23:
AATTAAAGACCAAAGAGTACCGCATTCATTGTGCGCTCAGGAAGTAATGTGAACAAACCTGTTACAATAAGTGCCAGCAAGTAAAGCAGTTTCATCATTGTTTTGTGTCGCCTGATATTGCCATTTCGAACTGATCTAATGGCTTCAAAAACAGACCAAATAGTGAAGATGGATAGAAAGTGAATTGGACTAAATGGTCCAATAATCTTGATGGTTTGAATCCAAAAACTGCTAATACTGACCCACAACATCAGCAGAACCCAAATATATCCAAGGTACTTATGTGAGCCTGTTCCCTTTGGCCTTGTTAACTGGATACCACCCAAGATGACTGCCAAGAATGCGGCATAAGCATGGAACGGTATAGGTTGGTCTGCTGAATTGAGAATATTTAAATCCATGTTGTCTTCAATACTGCTTTAACCGTCACGGATAAAGTCGGGTCGAGATGTTCTTTCATTTACGTTGTCCAAAAGCAATTCTTGCTCAAAGGTAGTGCATCCATTTTTGCAGCACTCCAACTGAATACCCCTCGCCATAGGACGCCCCTACTCCCTGCGTTAGCCAACCACCAATCTGATCAATGACATCGCTGGGACATTCAACTGCCCTGAGCCTGTCCCGCATCGAATGCCTGAAGCTGTGAATGGTGTACCCCTGCCCAATCTTGGTTTTCAGCCACTTGTTCAAAGCAGCACTAGCTGAGTTTGCATTGGTGCGTTGACCATCATTGTAATTTGGGAATGCAAACTGACTACTGTCAGGCTGTGCTAATATGCGTTCTGCTGCCCACTTAGCTGATCCAACCAGAGGTATTACCCTTTCACTACTTGCAGTCTTCAAGGATCGCCAAGGATGAGGCCTGATGTTCACGCATAGGATGCCATCCTGCTCAATAAAATCCGAACGTAGAAGCCCAGCGCCCTCTGCTAAACGCATCCCTGTGTCCGCTATCATGGCGATCAGCCATCGCTTCTCATCATCAGCCTTACAGCACTCAGCTTGTACCTTTTTGATGTCTTGAGGCTTTACAGGGTGGCGTTTCTTCACCCCAACACTGTGATCAAAATAGACGTTTGAAAAAGGGTTGACGATTGCTAGCCCAAACTCACTCAGGGCCAAGTTTATAACGGCCCTCACAGTCCCAAATATCCTTGCCACAGAGGCTCCATTAAGCCCCTTAGCAAACAGGTAATCACGGAACTTGGTAGCATCAGACCTAACATAATCATGGAGGTCTTTCATCCCACAGCAATCAATCAGGTAGCCACAGGAACGCCTCACAGCGGCTGCAAAAGTCGCAGGACGGTCATTGCCCTTTAACCGCAAGTACACTGCCACAGCAGCCTTGAAAGAATGGTCATCGATTGAAGTTACAGCGGGTGATTCCTGAACTGCATCTGCTAGTAAATGCTTGCCTGGCAAATCATCCGAGGAAATCCGCAGAATGTGCCAATGCCGATCCAACTTAGCGGCATCATTCATCGCCCTCACACGAGCATCCCTGACTGATTTAGTCCTCAGCGAGTAAGCAATTCTGCCCGTCCGATAATGCCGCCGTAAATCAGCGGGCACTCTACGGGAGAAATACCAGATCCCGTCCTTTTGGAACGTATAGCTATTAGATTTGGTTGCCAGCATGGTCTACGGCTCACTTGCTAAGTCTAATTAGTGAGGTATTACAATGCTTTGGGTGATTTATTGGTGCCCAGAAGAGGACTCGAACCTCCACGTCCATACGGACACTAGCACCTGAAGCTAGCGCGTCTACCATTCCGCCATCTGGGCTGATGTCGTAGAGGGGCGTTTAAGCTTCTGGGCGGGGCGGGTCAAGAGGGTAAATGCCTTTGGGCGGCCCCCTTAGGCGCCAGGTTTCGCGCGCCGCTTATCGGGGTGCGGCGGCTGTCGAATGGGGAATGGACTTGTCATGAGGCGGTGCACGGAGTACCTCCCTTCCACAGAGAAATACTTGGGATGTCATCATGTCTAAGCTTGTAACTATATTCGGTGGGTCAGGTTTCGTTGGGCGCTATGTCGCGCGGCGCATGGCAAAGGCTGGTTGGCGGGTTCGGGTGGCTGTTCGGCGGCCCAATGAGGCGATATTTGTCAAGCCTTATGGGGTTGTAGGTCAGGTTGAGCCGGTCTTTTGCAACATTCGCGATGACGCATCGGTAAAGCGGGCTTTGCGCGGCGCCGATGCTGTGATCAATTGCGTTGGCATATTACAAGAATCAGGGCGCAATCGTTTCGACGCCGTGCAAACTCATGGCGCCGGCCGCATTGCGCGCTTGGCAGCTGAAGGTGGTATCGCGCAAATGGTGCATATCTCGGCCATGGGTGCGGATCTGACGAGCGACAGCGCCTATTCCCGCTCAAAGGCGGCGGGTGAGGCGGAGGTCTTGGCGCATATGCCGGGCGCAATGATTGTGCGACCGTCCATCGTCTTTGGGGCAGAGGATCAATTTTTCAACAGATTTGCGAGTATGGCGCGCTTTGGTCCTATTTTGCCGATCGTCGGGGCTGAGACGCAATTTCAGCCGGTGTTTGTAGATGACGTCGCACGGGCCGTAGTGCTGGGTGCGACAGGTGTCGCGGCGGGCGGCATTTATGAGTTGGCTGGACCCGAGCGGGATAGTTTCCGCGGTCTGATGCAGCGCATGTTGGATGTCATCCAGCGTCGGCGGTTGATCATCGGCTTGCCGATGTTTGTTGCGCGTCTCATGGCCACGGGCTTTACGCTTGCCAATAAACTGAGTTTTGGCTTGGCGCCGATGCCGATCACCCGTGACCAGATCCACAGTCTGAGCGTGGACAATGTGCCGAGCGGCGACTGTATGGGCTTGGCGGATCTACAGATTGAGCCAACGGCATTGGAAAGCGTATTGCCAGATTATCTATGGCCCTTCCGTGTGTCAGGCCAATATGCCGATATCAAAGCCTCTGCAAAAAATCTAAAAGCCTAGGGCGTCACGACCCGAGGCCGCCGCTGTAGCCTATGGTGAGCAGCGTGAGGCCGAGTCCTATGCGGTAAACCACATAAGGCGTATAGGTCAGGCTGTTTAGCAAGCGCATCATCAGACTGAGAGCCAAGAGCGCTGCTGCGAAGCTGAGGGCAACGACGATAGATGTATCGCGCAGGGGCACGGTGCCGCCGATCAAATCTAAAGAGGTAAGCGCGCCAGAGGCGATAATGGTCGGGATCGACATCAGCATGGCGATGCGGGCGGCCTCTTTGCGCGTGAAGCCCGCATTGAGGGCGCCGGTGATGGTGATGCCGGAACGCGAGGTGCCTGGGATAAGCGCCAGTGCTTGCCACAGCCCAAGGATCCACGCGTCTCGCAATGTCAGGTCTTGGAGTTGGCGCGTGGATTGGGCACGTTGATCCATCCAATAGAGTAAAATGCCGAATACCAGCATGCTCCAGCCGATCACGGTGATGGAGCGCAGGGCGTCTGACAGGCCAGTGAGTTTCAAAATCAAGCCCAGCACCATGACAGGCAGCGTGGCCAAGCTCATGGCGATGAGCAGCCGCGCGGAGGGGGTATCAAACTGGCCGCGCAGGACCTGCGGAACACCTTGCACTATGTGGCGCACATCTGACCAGAAGTAGACGATGACCGCCAATAAAGTTCCGACATGGGCGGCAACATCAATCACGGGGCCTTGATCGGTGAGGCCGGTCAGCCCGGGCAAGAGGATCAAATGCCCCGATGAGGAGACCGGTAGAAATTCTGTTATGCCCTGAATAAGCGCAATTATTACCAGATGATAAAGCGGCATGTGTTGGGATCCTCTGCAATCCAGGGGACCATATACCCATGGCGTATAAGCGCCAGCAAAAATATAGGTCCGAACCGGAGTTAAAAAGAGCTTGAAAATTTCATGAAAGTGTCGCCATATCGAATTCCCTATTATATAGGTCATCTGTGCTGACATTAATTTGTCAGAAGTACTTAAAAATATAGCGATGTTGCGAATCGAGGATGTTATGGCTGAAAATCCGATGCTGAAGTTTGTGAAAATTCCACGGCTCATGCCTCAAAAGCGTGAAGCGTCAGATCGCGCGCATGATTTTGGCGAGATCTATGCAGAATTTTCGGAGGATAAGGCCGCAGAGCAAGCCAGCCGCTGTAGCCAATGCGGCGTGCCTTATTGCCAAACCCACTGCCCGCTGCACAATAATATCCCCGATTGGCTGCGCCTGACGGCAGAGGGGCGGCTTCGAGAGGCCTATGACATCAGCCAGGCCACGAATACATTCCCTGAGATTTGCGGCCGTATTTGTCCGCAGGATCGCTTGTGCGAAGGCAATTGCGTCATCGAACAGTCGGGCCATGAAACGGTGACCATTGGGTCAGTTGAGAAATATATCACCGATACCGCCTGGGCTGAGGGATGGGTGCAACCCATTAAGCCCGCCGCGACCCGCGGGGAATCCGTCGGCATCATCGGCGCGGGCCCAGGGGGATTGGCTGCGGCCGATATGCTGCGCCGGGCCGGTGTGCAGGTCACGGTCTATGATCGTTATGATCGCGCGGGAGGGCTTTTGACCTATGGAATTCCCGGATTTAAGCTTGAAAAAGATGTGGTGATGCAGCGTGTGACCCAGCTTGAAGAGGGCGGCATAGAAATTGTCACCAACTGCAATGTGGGCGTGGACATAAGCTTTGATGAGATCCGCAGTAAACATGATGCAGTGATTATCGCCACGGGCGTTTATAAATCCCGCGATCTGGCGGGGCCGGGATCAGGAGCGGATGGCATTGTAAAAGCCATTGACTATTTGACCGCCAGCAATCGCCATGGTTTTGGCGACACTGTGCCTGAATTCGAAGATGGCAGCTTGAATGCGGCCAGCAAGCGGGTTGTGGTCATTGGCGGCGGCGACACGGCAATGGATTGCGTGCGCACAGCGATCCGGCAAGGCGCCACCTCCGTCAAATGCCTTTACCGCCGCGACAAAGCAAATATGCCTGGATCTCTGCGTGAGACCCAAAACGCTGAGGAAGAGGGTGTTGAATTCGTCTGGCTGACCGCGCCCAATGGGTTTGTTGGCAATCCTGTCACCGGGGTTAACGTCCAGAAAATGCGTTTGGGTCTGCCCGATGCGACCGGACGCCAAAGCCCAGAGTTGATTGACGGGGCAGATTATGTGGAACCTGCGGATTTGGTGATCAAGGCTTTGGGGTTTGAACCCGAAGATTTGCCGCAGCTTTGGGGCGCTGAAGGTCTCGAGGTGACGCGCTGGGGCACGATCCGGGCGGATTTTGAAACCGGCCAAACCCGGCTGCCGGGCGTTTATGCCGTCGGTGATATTGTCCGCGGTGCCTCGCTCGTGGTTTGGGCCATTCGCGACGGTCGCGACTGCGCCGCTGCAATTTTAGCACAGTTTGACGAGGCCCGATCCATCGCCGCTGAATAAGCGCCTGCGTGGATCTGGACCTTTGCGACATAACAATGTCCCGCGTGGGCATTTTAGGAGATGAGCATGACAAAATTTGATGCGAACTGGGTGAAAGCGGAAGAAGCCAAGCGCAAGTATATGGCTGAAAATGGCCTTTACTCTGAGGCTGAAGAGCACGCCAGCTGTGGTGTGGGGCTTGTGGTGTCCATCGATGGGTCGCCAAGCCGCAAGGTGGTTCAGGCCGGTATTGATGCGCTCAAAGCGGTTTGGCACCGCGGCGCGGTCGATGCAGATGGCAAAACAGGTGACGGGGCTGGCATCCATGTGCAAATTCCTGTGCCATTCTTCTATGATCAAATCGAACGCACCGGCCATACGCCGCGAATGGATGAGCTGATGGCCGTGGGGCAGGTGTTCCTGCCGCGCACGGATTTCGGAGCCCAAGAAACTTGCCGGACGATTGTGGAAACCGAAGTTCTGCGCATGGGCTATTATATCTACGGCTGGCGCCATGTGCCGGTCAATGTCTCCTGTTTGGGGGAAAAGGCCAATGCCACACGACCTGAAATTGAGCAACTCTTGGTGTCCAATTCCAAAGGCGTAGACGAGGAGACATTTGAGCGCGAGCTTTACGTCATTCGCCGCCGGATCGAAAAAGCCGCGCAATCTGCCGGAATTCACGGCCTTTACTTGGCCAGCCTGTCCTGTCGGTCGATTATCTATAAAGGCATGTTCCTGGCAGAGGATATGTCGGAATTCTATCCAGATTTGAAAGATGAACGCTTCGAGTCCGCCTTTGCTTTGTATCACCAACGCTATTCGACCAATACCTTCCCTCAATGGTGGCTGGCGCAGCCCTTCCGTATGTTGGCCCACAACGGCGAAATAAATACGCTGAAAGGCAATACCAATTGGATGAAGAGTCATGAAATTCGCATGTCTTCGGATGCTTTTGGAGATATGGCCGAAGACATCAAACCAGTGATCCCAGGCGGATCGTCAGATTCGGCAGCCTTGGATGCGGTGTTTGAAATGTTGGTGCGTGCCGGGCGCAATGCGCCGATGGCCAAGACCATGCTGGTGCCGGAAAGCTGGTCAAAGCAGGCAGTGGATTTGCCGAAATCTTGGCGGGATATGTATTCTTACTGCAACTCCGTGATGGAGCCATGGGATGGTCCGGCAGCCTTGGCCATGACCGATGGGCGCTGGGTCTGTGCGGGCTTGGACCGCAATGGTCTAAGGCCCATGCGCTATGTGGTGACAGGTGACGGCTTGCTCATCGCTGGATCGGAAGCCGGCATGGTCACGGTCGATGAGGCCAATGTAAAAGAAAAAGGCGCGCTGGGCCCCGGGCAACTTTTGGCGGTCGATATCGCCGAGGGCCGCTTGTATCACGACACTGAAATGAAAGATATGCTGGCCGCAAGCCAAGACTTCAGCGCCTGGGTTGGTAAGATCAATGAGCTTGACGACGATCTGGCTAAAGCGGTTGAAAAACCGATGTTTAAAGGCGCAGATTTGCGCCAACGTCAGATTGCAGCGGGCTACACGATTGAGGAGCTCGAGCAAATCTTGGCGCCGATGGCCGAGGATGGCAAAGAGACCTTGGCCTCGATGGGCGATGACACGCCCTCTGCGGTCTTGAGCGAAAAATATCGCCCCTTGTCACATTTCTTTAGGCAAAACTTTAGCCAGGTGACCAATCCCCCGATTGACAGCCTGCGCGAATTTCGGGTCATGAGTTTGAAGACCCGTTTTGGCAATCTGAAAAATGTGCTGGATGAGAGCAGTGCCCAGACCGAAATTTTGGTTCTGGATTCGCCCTTTGTCGGCAATGTGCAATTTGAGCGCTTGTTGGAGAATTTCAACGCGCCGATGGTGGAGATCGATTGTACCTTCCCAACCGGTGGTGCACCTGGGGACTTGCAAAAGGCGCTCAATCGCATTCGCTCGGAAGCCGAAGATGCGGTGCGCTCGGGCGCAGGGCATTTGGTATTGACGGATCAACATGCCTCCGAGACCTCCGTCGCCATGCCGATGATTTTGGCCACCAGCGCGGTGCATTCTTGGCTGACCCGTAAGGGGTTGCGCACATTCACCTCGCTCAATGTACGGTCTGCGGAGTGTATTGATCCGCATTATTTTGCTGTGTTGATCGGCTGCGG
This window encodes:
- a CDS encoding complex I NDUFA9 subunit family protein, which gives rise to MSKLVTIFGGSGFVGRYVARRMAKAGWRVRVAVRRPNEAIFVKPYGVVGQVEPVFCNIRDDASVKRALRGADAVINCVGILQESGRNRFDAVQTHGAGRIARLAAEGGIAQMVHISAMGADLTSDSAYSRSKAAGEAEVLAHMPGAMIVRPSIVFGAEDQFFNRFASMARFGPILPIVGAETQFQPVFVDDVARAVVLGATGVAAGGIYELAGPERDSFRGLMQRMLDVIQRRRLIIGLPMFVARLMATGFTLANKLSFGLAPMPITRDQIHSLSVDNVPSGDCMGLADLQIEPTALESVLPDYLWPFRVSGQYADIKASAKNLKA
- a CDS encoding undecaprenyl-diphosphate phosphatase — encoded protein: MPLYHLVIIALIQGITEFLPVSSSGHLILLPGLTGLTDQGPVIDVAAHVGTLLAVIVYFWSDVRHIVQGVPQVLRGQFDTPSARLLIAMSLATLPVMVLGLILKLTGLSDALRSITVIGWSMLVFGILLYWMDQRAQSTRQLQDLTLRDAWILGLWQALALIPGTSRSGITITGALNAGFTRKEAARIAMLMSIPTIIASGALTSLDLIGGTVPLRDTSIVVALSFAAALLALSLMMRLLNSLTYTPYVVYRIGLGLTLLTIGYSGGLGS
- a CDS encoding DUF6538 domain-containing protein yields the protein MLATKSNSYTFQKDGIWYFSRRVPADLRRHYRTGRIAYSLRTKSVRDARVRAMNDAAKLDRHWHILRISSDDLPGKHLLADAVQESPAVTSIDDHSFKAAVAVYLRLKGNDRPATFAAAVRRSCGYLIDCCGMKDLHDYVRSDATKFRDYLFAKGLNGASVARIFGTVRAVINLALSEFGLAIVNPFSNVYFDHSVGVKKRHPVKPQDIKKVQAECCKADDEKRWLIAMIADTGMRLAEGAGLLRSDFIEQDGILCVNIRPHPWRSLKTASSERVIPLVGSAKWAAERILAQPDSSQFAFPNYNDGQRTNANSASAALNKWLKTKIGQGYTIHSFRHSMRDRLRAVECPSDVIDQIGGWLTQGVGASYGEGYSVGVLQKWMHYL
- a CDS encoding FAD-dependent oxidoreductase, translated to MAENPMLKFVKIPRLMPQKREASDRAHDFGEIYAEFSEDKAAEQASRCSQCGVPYCQTHCPLHNNIPDWLRLTAEGRLREAYDISQATNTFPEICGRICPQDRLCEGNCVIEQSGHETVTIGSVEKYITDTAWAEGWVQPIKPAATRGESVGIIGAGPGGLAAADMLRRAGVQVTVYDRYDRAGGLLTYGIPGFKLEKDVVMQRVTQLEEGGIEIVTNCNVGVDISFDEIRSKHDAVIIATGVYKSRDLAGPGSGADGIVKAIDYLTASNRHGFGDTVPEFEDGSLNAASKRVVVIGGGDTAMDCVRTAIRQGATSVKCLYRRDKANMPGSLRETQNAEEEGVEFVWLTAPNGFVGNPVTGVNVQKMRLGLPDATGRQSPELIDGADYVEPADLVIKALGFEPEDLPQLWGAEGLEVTRWGTIRADFETGQTRLPGVYAVGDIVRGASLVVWAIRDGRDCAAAILAQFDEARSIAAE
- a CDS encoding DUF2306 domain-containing protein, which produces MDLNILNSADQPIPFHAYAAFLAVILGGIQLTRPKGTGSHKYLGYIWVLLMLWVSISSFWIQTIKIIGPFSPIHFLSIFTIWSVFEAIRSVRNGNIRRHKTMMKLLYLLALIVTGLFTLLPERTMNAVLFGL